The following proteins are co-located in the Euwallacea fornicatus isolate EFF26 chromosome 16, ASM4011564v1, whole genome shotgun sequence genome:
- the Crag gene encoding DENN domain-containing protein Crag isoform X5: protein MDERRIADYFVVAGLPEDPETFDDTTLSEGGNLKATNGQAPITDVGVYFPEIDETDPEGWELITKTPTGISANLNHGSLRTTDCFLCVKRGRDKPPLVDIGVMYDGKEWLMQDAEVVKTSIGGNVANVNNSASLTFITFRRGHSTMPCNALVVTDICVVIASKGESPPHAFCCINKNLNKGIVGSDVFLCYKKSMNRAKLLTYKPDILARYPLGDIQDFPFPNSVPLFCLPMGSTLELWPIEASKPRPVFSTFVLTVSDAKHKVYGSALTFYEKYNAESVTEEQKKLLGYENEYDKYVLHANKSICILSHWPFSDDFQTWLLYVHHLATEGKPTLIPVERYIIQLLDEVPFPSPRTLLQLNANNQDLRVIFTQPEDLPLPRSAASFKQLLFNLGSENCLQVLLLALTEQKILIHSLRPDVLTSVAEAVSSLLFPFKWQCPYIPLCPLGLVEVLHAPLPFLIGVDSRFFDLYDPPPDVSCIDLDTNIITVADAQRQNLNTKLLPKKAAKSLKATLEYLYYQNRNAPPNPSESNNSDDIEAEFQRRKKEQAEELEIQEAFLKFMVHILKGYRSYLQPIIKAPTVGTTDPHALFHLAEFLKSRDKSNAKFFSLMMKTQMFIRFIEERSFVVDQGDQGLTFFDDCAERLQSDESDLKLLELESVNKNDRTVFVLPPEPTSDGTFENFTAENCTYSSFVLNPLLFLNGKRKNHLPSLCQAGAPGSPMARRTKHEIKSAQKLARKFQGSPDTWARCLCGTCHTLYFMTLPSLLSSNVGKEKVILQQAYELLVRATHLKLPCDEVCYRLMMQLCGEHNRPLLAVKLLLLMKKSGIQPNALTYGLYNRCVLEAQWPAHAGSSQVLWNKLRNVVFGVAHFKFAGKRRVQRNYLSASTEGGSSLLDHTDKSASRSSLDSHEGASSEGGLLERFRRAANNIVKGSVKELTETEEPDGTVIEETEEKLAPTLFVQNSASECRLLSRSESAGDANLIDKLQNTKKTCSRTLEFEQSKQEDLNSPTKVSPREVITANDPLGAFEQPVNAASDNGAKENQSVPTTETNPVLSAEPVLFRNSVQRSATFEGSPPSQNKLQRSETVPAATVASSLVSLGSSFKISFNPSSLTGRKSNELIQGSLSTIKSAANTMVKKMEEIKEAISTSATSTPVKLAISSGERMASGDGLNDVDGESIQGSEEGERIRKVSGELGSNRGSSPNLKDYEEPLPDSLYSRPEDFKGESELDFILTTCSQCHNCNRLLYDEDIMANWWAEDSNLNTQCQACNKSTVPLLTITVHGNDVVNCDPFSVPYLNPLVLRKELENILSQEGDLSLSESKFIDEHPIIYWNLIWSFERINVHTHLPNLFFKQRLNAQSNSREMSKKNSSANLEEENKEKGENGSAMKLVEEGTDPLTQELAVLANRRKSSQLLSARVRVKCLWDEPKFHTEGPPMYILWRLRDTNQMLSRDKAKITKSFMQQIINYIRVNDLVEPIKSLAQEREFTSRTIEYSIYRDILFLACKVLGRSQIDINTFDKEYANAYSRYCERAALEVQDKPISLSSLYCRQYFRPLLLP from the exons ATGGATGAAAGGAGAATAGCTGATTATTTCGTGGTAGCTGGGTTACCAGAGGACCCAGAGACTTTTGATGATACTACTTTGTCAGAAGGAGGCAACTTGAAG GCAACAAATGGTCAAGCGCCAATCACAGATGTAGGAGTCTATTTTCCTGAAATAGATGAAACTGATCCAGAAGGCTGggaattaataacaaaaacccCAACTGGCATAAGTGCAAACCTAAACCATGGCAGTTTGCGGACTACAGATTGCTTTTTGTGTGTGAAAAGAGGGAGGGATAAACCTCCTCTTGTTGATATTG gggTGATGTACGATGGAAAAGAGTGGCTTATGCAGGATGCAGAAGTGGTTAAAACTAGCATAGGCGGGAATGTTGCCAATGTAAATAACTCTGCATCTCTCACTTTCATCACTTTTAGAAGAG ggcATTCCACAATGCCATGTAATGCTCTGGTGGTGACAGATATTTGTGTGGTGATTGCCAGTAAAGGAGAATCACCACCTCATGCTTTTTGTTGCATCAACAAAAACCTTAATAAGGGCATTGTTGGATCTGATGTATTTTTGTGTTACAAAAAGTCAATGAACAGAGCAAAATTGCTGACTTATAAACCCGATATTTTAGCCag GTATCCTTTGGGAGATATACAAGATTTTCCATTTCCCAATTCCGTACCTTTGTTCTGTTTGCCCATGGGTTCCACTTTGGAGCTATGGCCTATTGAGGCTAGTAAACCAAGGCCAGTGTTTAGTACGTTTGTACTAACTGTCTCTGATGCTAAACATAAAGTTTATGGCTCTGCATTGACGTTTTATGAAAAGTATAATGCAGAGAGTGTTACAGAGGAGCAGAAAAAACTATTGG gaTATGAGaatgaatatgacaaatacgTCCTACACGcaaataaaagtatttgtattttaagcCACTGGCCCTTCTCAGACGATTTCCAAACTTGGCTCCTTTATGTGCAT CACTTAGCAACTGAAGGTAAACCCACCTTAATCCCAGTTGAAAGATACATTATTCAGTTATTGGATGAAGTCCCATTCCCATCTCCCCGAACTTTGTTACAACTGAATGCCAATAATCAAGACTTAAGAGTAATATTCACCCAACCAGAAGATCTTCCTCTGCCAAGGAGTGCGGCAAGCTTTAAGCAGCTGCTGTTCAATTTGGGGTCGGAGAATTGCCTTCAA GTGCTTTTGTTAGCTCTGACTGAGCAGAAAATACTTATTCATTCCCTAAGGCCTGACGTGTTGACTTCAGTAGCAGAAGCTGTTAGTTCACTCCTGTTTCCGTTTAAGTGGCAGTGCCCATATATTCCGTTATGTCCTTTAG gtcTAGTAGAAGTATTACACGCACCATTACCCTTTCTCATCGGGGTTGATTCTCGGTTTTTCGACTTATATGATCCACCCCCAGACGTTAGCTGCATTGACTTGGACACCAACATAATAACG GTTGCCGATGCTCAAAGGCAAAACTTGAATACGAAACTATTACCTAAAAAAGCGGCAAAGAGTTTGAAAGCCACCCTCGAATATCTTTATTATCAGAATAGAAACGCTCCACCAAACCCTTCAGAATCGAATAATTCTGACGATATTGAGGCTGAGTTTCAAAGGCGCAAAAAGGAG CAAGCAGAAgaattggaaattcaagaagcTTTCTTGAAGTTCATGGTTCATATTCTAAAAGGTTACCGCTCCTATCTTCAGCCAATAATCAAAGCACCCACTGTGGGAACCACGGATCCGCACGCCCTTTTCCATTTGGCCGAATTTCTTAAAAGCCGCGATAAAAGTAACgccaaatttttcagtttgatGATGAAAACTCAAATGTTTATTCG GTTTATCGAAGAAAGGAGTTTTGTTGTCGACCAGGGAGACCAAGGGTTGACATTTTTCGATGATTGTGCGGAGAGGTTGCAAAGCGACGAAAGTGACCTAAAGTTACTGGAGCTGGAATCAGTAAACAAGAATGACAGAACGGTATTTGTGTTGCCCCCGGAACCAACCAGTGATGGTACGTTTGAGAACTTTACTG CGGAAAATTGTACTTATTCGTCGTTTGTTCTAAATCCTTTACTGTTTTTGAATGGTAAACGGAAAAATCATTTACCTTCGCTGTGTCAGGCTGGAGCGCCTGGTTCACCGATGGCTAGGAGgacaaaacatgaaattaaaaGTGCTCAAAAATTGGCAAG aaaattccAAGGGTCTCCAGATACATGGGCGCGATGCTTATGTGGTACTTGCCACACTTTGTATTTTATGACATTGCCCAGTTTGTTAAGTTCCAATGTCGGTAAAGAAAAAGTTATTCTGCAGCAAGCGTACGAATTGTTGGTTAG AGCTACTCATTTGAAACTGCCTTGTGATGAAGTGTGTTATAGACTGATGATGCAGTTGTGTGGAGAACACAATAGACCGCTGCTGGCTGTgaaattattgcttttaatGAAGAAATCTGGGATTCAGCCCAATGCCTTAACCTATGG GTTGTATAATCGATGCGTATTAGAAGCTCAATGGCCAGCTCATGCAGGTTCCAGTCAGGTACTATGGAACAAGTTGAGAAACGTGGTGTTTGGGGTGgctcattttaaatttgccgGTAAACGCCGTGTACAAAGAAACTATTTGAGTGCTTCTACCGAAGGTG GGTCGAGTTTGCTTGATCATACAGACAAAAGTGCTTCACGTAGTTCTCTTGACTCTCACGAAGGTGCTTCATCTGAAGGTGGTCTTCTGGAGCGTTTCCGGAGGGCGGCTAATAACATAGTCAAAGGAAGTGTTAAAG AATTGACAGAGACTGAGGAGCCCGACGGCACCGTTATCGaagaaactgaagaaaaacTAGCACCCACCCTTTTTGTTCAAAACAGTGCGTCCGAATGCAGGCTTCTGTCACGGTCGGAGAGCGCGGGCGATGCTAATTTAATTGACAAACTTCAGAACACCAAAAAAACTTGCTCAAGAACATTGGAATTCGAACAAAGCAAACAGGAAGATCTCAATTCTCCCACGAA AGTTTCCCCGAGAGAAGTGATAACGGCAAATGACCCTTTAGGGGCATTTGAGCAGCCAGTAAACGCAGCCTCCGACAATGGAGCCAAAGAAAATCAATCTGTCCCTACCACTGAAACGAATCCCGTCCTAAGTGCTGAACCTGTTTTATTTAGGAATTCCGTCCAAAGATCTGCAACATTTGAAG GAAGTCCTCCATCTCAGAATAAGTTGCAACGGTCAGAAACAGTCCCTGCAGCCACAGTTGCCTCAAGCTTAGTCAGCTTgggatcgagcttcaaaatcagCTTTAA TCCCTCAAGTTTGACGGGTCGAAAATCCAATGAGCTTATCCAGGGCTCCCTGAGCACCATTAAATCAGCAGCAAATACTATGGTGAAAAAGATGGAGGAGATCAAAGAAGCTATTTCGACGTCAGCTACGTCCACTCCTGTTAAACTAGCCATAAGTTCTGGAGAGAGAATGGCCTCTGGTGACGGGCTAAATGACGTAGATGGGGAGAGTATCCAGGGGAGTGAAGAAGGGGAGAGAATAAGAAAG GTATCTGGCGAGTTAGGAAGCAACAGAGGCTCTAGCCCAAATCTTAAAGATTATGAGGAACCTTTGCCTGATAGTTTATACTCACGCCCTGAAGATTTCAAGGGAGAAAGTGAACTAGACTTCATTCTCACCACTTGTTCTCAATGTCATAACTGCAACAG GCTGTTATATGATGAAGATATAATGGCAAATTGGTGGGCCGAAGACTCAAACTTGAACACCCAGTGCCAGGCATGCAACAAGTCAACCGTTCCTTTGCTTACTATCACTGTACACGGAAATGATGTTGTGAACTGTGATCCCTTTAGTGTACCCTATCTGAATCCTTTAGTTTTGAGGAAAGAATTAGAGAATATTTTAAGCCAGGAAGGCGACCTGAGCCTTtcagaatcgaaattcataGACGAACATCCGATTATCTACTGGAACTTAATCTGGTCCTTTGAGCGGATTAACGTACacacacatttgccgaatttatttttcaagcaaCGACTGAACGCCCAGAGCAATTCTCGGGAGATGAGTAAGAAAAACAGTTCAGCAAACCTAGAGGAGGAGAATAAAGAAAAGGGGGAGAATGGGTCTGCCATGAAGCTAGTTGAAGAGGGGACGGATCCTTTGACACAAGAATTGGCAGTGTTAG cAAACAGAAGGAAATCATCAC AACTTTTATCAGCTCGAGTTCGAGTCAAATGTCTCTGGGACGAGCCGAAATTTCATACTGAAGGACCGCCGATGTATATTTTATGGAGGTTAAGAGACACGAATCAAATGCTTTCGCGGGATAAAGCTAAAATTACCAAATC CTTCATGCagcaaattataaattatatccGAGTAAATGATCTGGTGGAACCAATCAAAAGTTTAGCCCAAGAAAGGGAGTTTACCTCGAGAACTATAGAGTACTCGATCTACAGGGACATCTTGTTTTTGGCTTGTAAGGTTTTAGGCCGATCTCAAATCGATATTAACACCTTTGATAAGGAGTATGCTAATGCTTATTCAAG aTACTGCGAAAGGGCCGCATTGGAGGTGCAAGATAAGCCGATAAGTCTCAGTTCGTTGTATTGCAGACAGTATTTTCGTCCTCTATTACTTCCATAG
- the Crag gene encoding DENN domain-containing protein Crag isoform X1 gives MDERRIADYFVVAGLPEDPETFDDTTLSEGGNLKATNGQAPITDVGVYFPEIDETDPEGWELITKTPTGISANLNHGSLRTTDCFLCVKRGRDKPPLVDIGVMYDGKEWLMQDAEVVKTSIGGNVANVNNSASLTFITFRRGHSTMPCNALVVTDICVVIASKGESPPHAFCCINKNLNKGIVGSDVFLCYKKSMNRAKLLTYKPDILARYPLGDIQDFPFPNSVPLFCLPMGSTLELWPIEASKPRPVFSTFVLTVSDAKHKVYGSALTFYEKYNAESVTEEQKKLLGYENEYDKYVLHANKSICILSHWPFSDDFQTWLLYVHHLATEGKPTLIPVERYIIQLLDEVPFPSPRTLLQLNANNQDLRVIFTQPEDLPLPRSAASFKQLLFNLGSENCLQVLLLALTEQKILIHSLRPDVLTSVAEAVSSLLFPFKWQCPYIPLCPLGLVEVLHAPLPFLIGVDSRFFDLYDPPPDVSCIDLDTNIITVADAQRQNLNTKLLPKKAAKSLKATLEYLYYQNRNAPPNPSESNNSDDIEAEFQRRKKEQAEELEIQEAFLKFMVHILKGYRSYLQPIIKAPTVGTTDPHALFHLAEFLKSRDKSNAKFFSLMMKTQMFIRFIEERSFVVDQGDQGLTFFDDCAERLQSDESDLKLLELESVNKNDRTVFVLPPEPTSDGTFENFTAENCTYSSFVLNPLLFLNGKRKNHLPSLCQAGAPGSPMARRTKHEIKSAQKLARKFQGSPDTWARCLCGTCHTLYFMTLPSLLSSNVGKEKVILQQAYELLVRATHLKLPCDEVCYRLMMQLCGEHNRPLLAVKLLLLMKKSGIQPNALTYGLYNRCVLEAQWPAHAGSSQVLWNKLRNVVFGVAHFKFAGKRRVQRNYLSASTEGGSSLLDHTDKSASRSSLDSHEGASSEGGLLERFRRAANNIVKGSVKELTETEEPDGTVIEETEEKLAPTLFVQNSASECRLLSRSESAGDANLIDKLQNTKKTCSRTLEFEQSKQEDLNSPTKVSPREVITANDPLGAFEQPVNAASDNGAKENQSVPTTETNPVLSAEPVLFRNSVQRSATFEGSPPSQNKLQRSETVPAATVASSLVSLGSSFKISFNRYTSQRLSLRKANLKMPQQLIESALTTLSPSSLTGRKSNELIQGSLSTIKSAANTMVKKMEEIKEAISTSATSTPVKLAISSGERMASGDGLNDVDGESIQGSEEGERIRKVSGELGSNRGSSPNLKDYEEPLPDSLYSRPEDFKGESELDFILTTCSQCHNCNRLLYDEDIMANWWAEDSNLNTQCQACNKSTVPLLTITVHGNDVVNCDPFSVPYLNPLVLRKELENILSQEGDLSLSESKFIDEHPIIYWNLIWSFERINVHTHLPNLFFKQRLNAQSNSREMSKKNSSANLEEENKEKGENGSAMKLVEEGTDPLTQELAVLANRRKSSQLLSARVRVKCLWDEPKFHTEGPPMYILWRLRDTNQMLSRDKAKITKSFMQQIINYIRVNDLVEPIKSLAQEREFTSRTIEYSIYRDILFLACKVLGRSQIDINTFDKEYANAYSRYCERAALEVQDKPISLSSLYCRQYFRPLLLP, from the exons ATGGATGAAAGGAGAATAGCTGATTATTTCGTGGTAGCTGGGTTACCAGAGGACCCAGAGACTTTTGATGATACTACTTTGTCAGAAGGAGGCAACTTGAAG GCAACAAATGGTCAAGCGCCAATCACAGATGTAGGAGTCTATTTTCCTGAAATAGATGAAACTGATCCAGAAGGCTGggaattaataacaaaaacccCAACTGGCATAAGTGCAAACCTAAACCATGGCAGTTTGCGGACTACAGATTGCTTTTTGTGTGTGAAAAGAGGGAGGGATAAACCTCCTCTTGTTGATATTG gggTGATGTACGATGGAAAAGAGTGGCTTATGCAGGATGCAGAAGTGGTTAAAACTAGCATAGGCGGGAATGTTGCCAATGTAAATAACTCTGCATCTCTCACTTTCATCACTTTTAGAAGAG ggcATTCCACAATGCCATGTAATGCTCTGGTGGTGACAGATATTTGTGTGGTGATTGCCAGTAAAGGAGAATCACCACCTCATGCTTTTTGTTGCATCAACAAAAACCTTAATAAGGGCATTGTTGGATCTGATGTATTTTTGTGTTACAAAAAGTCAATGAACAGAGCAAAATTGCTGACTTATAAACCCGATATTTTAGCCag GTATCCTTTGGGAGATATACAAGATTTTCCATTTCCCAATTCCGTACCTTTGTTCTGTTTGCCCATGGGTTCCACTTTGGAGCTATGGCCTATTGAGGCTAGTAAACCAAGGCCAGTGTTTAGTACGTTTGTACTAACTGTCTCTGATGCTAAACATAAAGTTTATGGCTCTGCATTGACGTTTTATGAAAAGTATAATGCAGAGAGTGTTACAGAGGAGCAGAAAAAACTATTGG gaTATGAGaatgaatatgacaaatacgTCCTACACGcaaataaaagtatttgtattttaagcCACTGGCCCTTCTCAGACGATTTCCAAACTTGGCTCCTTTATGTGCAT CACTTAGCAACTGAAGGTAAACCCACCTTAATCCCAGTTGAAAGATACATTATTCAGTTATTGGATGAAGTCCCATTCCCATCTCCCCGAACTTTGTTACAACTGAATGCCAATAATCAAGACTTAAGAGTAATATTCACCCAACCAGAAGATCTTCCTCTGCCAAGGAGTGCGGCAAGCTTTAAGCAGCTGCTGTTCAATTTGGGGTCGGAGAATTGCCTTCAA GTGCTTTTGTTAGCTCTGACTGAGCAGAAAATACTTATTCATTCCCTAAGGCCTGACGTGTTGACTTCAGTAGCAGAAGCTGTTAGTTCACTCCTGTTTCCGTTTAAGTGGCAGTGCCCATATATTCCGTTATGTCCTTTAG gtcTAGTAGAAGTATTACACGCACCATTACCCTTTCTCATCGGGGTTGATTCTCGGTTTTTCGACTTATATGATCCACCCCCAGACGTTAGCTGCATTGACTTGGACACCAACATAATAACG GTTGCCGATGCTCAAAGGCAAAACTTGAATACGAAACTATTACCTAAAAAAGCGGCAAAGAGTTTGAAAGCCACCCTCGAATATCTTTATTATCAGAATAGAAACGCTCCACCAAACCCTTCAGAATCGAATAATTCTGACGATATTGAGGCTGAGTTTCAAAGGCGCAAAAAGGAG CAAGCAGAAgaattggaaattcaagaagcTTTCTTGAAGTTCATGGTTCATATTCTAAAAGGTTACCGCTCCTATCTTCAGCCAATAATCAAAGCACCCACTGTGGGAACCACGGATCCGCACGCCCTTTTCCATTTGGCCGAATTTCTTAAAAGCCGCGATAAAAGTAACgccaaatttttcagtttgatGATGAAAACTCAAATGTTTATTCG GTTTATCGAAGAAAGGAGTTTTGTTGTCGACCAGGGAGACCAAGGGTTGACATTTTTCGATGATTGTGCGGAGAGGTTGCAAAGCGACGAAAGTGACCTAAAGTTACTGGAGCTGGAATCAGTAAACAAGAATGACAGAACGGTATTTGTGTTGCCCCCGGAACCAACCAGTGATGGTACGTTTGAGAACTTTACTG CGGAAAATTGTACTTATTCGTCGTTTGTTCTAAATCCTTTACTGTTTTTGAATGGTAAACGGAAAAATCATTTACCTTCGCTGTGTCAGGCTGGAGCGCCTGGTTCACCGATGGCTAGGAGgacaaaacatgaaattaaaaGTGCTCAAAAATTGGCAAG aaaattccAAGGGTCTCCAGATACATGGGCGCGATGCTTATGTGGTACTTGCCACACTTTGTATTTTATGACATTGCCCAGTTTGTTAAGTTCCAATGTCGGTAAAGAAAAAGTTATTCTGCAGCAAGCGTACGAATTGTTGGTTAG AGCTACTCATTTGAAACTGCCTTGTGATGAAGTGTGTTATAGACTGATGATGCAGTTGTGTGGAGAACACAATAGACCGCTGCTGGCTGTgaaattattgcttttaatGAAGAAATCTGGGATTCAGCCCAATGCCTTAACCTATGG GTTGTATAATCGATGCGTATTAGAAGCTCAATGGCCAGCTCATGCAGGTTCCAGTCAGGTACTATGGAACAAGTTGAGAAACGTGGTGTTTGGGGTGgctcattttaaatttgccgGTAAACGCCGTGTACAAAGAAACTATTTGAGTGCTTCTACCGAAGGTG GGTCGAGTTTGCTTGATCATACAGACAAAAGTGCTTCACGTAGTTCTCTTGACTCTCACGAAGGTGCTTCATCTGAAGGTGGTCTTCTGGAGCGTTTCCGGAGGGCGGCTAATAACATAGTCAAAGGAAGTGTTAAAG AATTGACAGAGACTGAGGAGCCCGACGGCACCGTTATCGaagaaactgaagaaaaacTAGCACCCACCCTTTTTGTTCAAAACAGTGCGTCCGAATGCAGGCTTCTGTCACGGTCGGAGAGCGCGGGCGATGCTAATTTAATTGACAAACTTCAGAACACCAAAAAAACTTGCTCAAGAACATTGGAATTCGAACAAAGCAAACAGGAAGATCTCAATTCTCCCACGAA AGTTTCCCCGAGAGAAGTGATAACGGCAAATGACCCTTTAGGGGCATTTGAGCAGCCAGTAAACGCAGCCTCCGACAATGGAGCCAAAGAAAATCAATCTGTCCCTACCACTGAAACGAATCCCGTCCTAAGTGCTGAACCTGTTTTATTTAGGAATTCCGTCCAAAGATCTGCAACATTTGAAG GAAGTCCTCCATCTCAGAATAAGTTGCAACGGTCAGAAACAGTCCCTGCAGCCACAGTTGCCTCAAGCTTAGTCAGCTTgggatcgagcttcaaaatcagCTTTAA CCGTTACACTTCGCAAAGGTTATCGTTGAGAAAAGCCAATCTTAAGATGCCGCAGCAGCTCATCGAAAGCGCTCTAACTACTTTAAG TCCCTCAAGTTTGACGGGTCGAAAATCCAATGAGCTTATCCAGGGCTCCCTGAGCACCATTAAATCAGCAGCAAATACTATGGTGAAAAAGATGGAGGAGATCAAAGAAGCTATTTCGACGTCAGCTACGTCCACTCCTGTTAAACTAGCCATAAGTTCTGGAGAGAGAATGGCCTCTGGTGACGGGCTAAATGACGTAGATGGGGAGAGTATCCAGGGGAGTGAAGAAGGGGAGAGAATAAGAAAG GTATCTGGCGAGTTAGGAAGCAACAGAGGCTCTAGCCCAAATCTTAAAGATTATGAGGAACCTTTGCCTGATAGTTTATACTCACGCCCTGAAGATTTCAAGGGAGAAAGTGAACTAGACTTCATTCTCACCACTTGTTCTCAATGTCATAACTGCAACAG GCTGTTATATGATGAAGATATAATGGCAAATTGGTGGGCCGAAGACTCAAACTTGAACACCCAGTGCCAGGCATGCAACAAGTCAACCGTTCCTTTGCTTACTATCACTGTACACGGAAATGATGTTGTGAACTGTGATCCCTTTAGTGTACCCTATCTGAATCCTTTAGTTTTGAGGAAAGAATTAGAGAATATTTTAAGCCAGGAAGGCGACCTGAGCCTTtcagaatcgaaattcataGACGAACATCCGATTATCTACTGGAACTTAATCTGGTCCTTTGAGCGGATTAACGTACacacacatttgccgaatttatttttcaagcaaCGACTGAACGCCCAGAGCAATTCTCGGGAGATGAGTAAGAAAAACAGTTCAGCAAACCTAGAGGAGGAGAATAAAGAAAAGGGGGAGAATGGGTCTGCCATGAAGCTAGTTGAAGAGGGGACGGATCCTTTGACACAAGAATTGGCAGTGTTAG cAAACAGAAGGAAATCATCAC AACTTTTATCAGCTCGAGTTCGAGTCAAATGTCTCTGGGACGAGCCGAAATTTCATACTGAAGGACCGCCGATGTATATTTTATGGAGGTTAAGAGACACGAATCAAATGCTTTCGCGGGATAAAGCTAAAATTACCAAATC CTTCATGCagcaaattataaattatatccGAGTAAATGATCTGGTGGAACCAATCAAAAGTTTAGCCCAAGAAAGGGAGTTTACCTCGAGAACTATAGAGTACTCGATCTACAGGGACATCTTGTTTTTGGCTTGTAAGGTTTTAGGCCGATCTCAAATCGATATTAACACCTTTGATAAGGAGTATGCTAATGCTTATTCAAG aTACTGCGAAAGGGCCGCATTGGAGGTGCAAGATAAGCCGATAAGTCTCAGTTCGTTGTATTGCAGACAGTATTTTCGTCCTCTATTACTTCCATAG